One window of Cohnella hashimotonis genomic DNA carries:
- the purN gene encoding phosphoribosylglycinamide formyltransferase: MSREKLRIAVFASGSGSNFQALAEAAKAGALGPAEIALLVCDKPEAKVISRARELGIETFVFRPKEYGSREAYETVITAELASRGIGLIVLAGYMRILTDVLVGAYEGRMINVHPSLLPAFPGIRAIEQALDYGVKVTGITVHFVDGGLDSGPIIAQRVIELETGDTAETLAARIHAVEHELLPRTVRLIAEGRVSLAGRIVTVDG, translated from the coding sequence ATGAGTCGCGAAAAGCTCCGCATTGCCGTATTCGCGTCCGGCAGCGGGAGCAACTTCCAGGCGCTGGCCGAAGCGGCGAAGGCGGGCGCTCTCGGCCCCGCCGAGATCGCGCTGCTCGTCTGCGACAAGCCGGAGGCAAAGGTCATATCCCGCGCTCGCGAGCTTGGTATCGAGACGTTCGTCTTCCGGCCAAAGGAATACGGGTCCCGCGAAGCCTATGAGACCGTGATCACGGCCGAGTTGGCTTCGCGCGGGATTGGCTTGATCGTGCTGGCCGGTTACATGCGGATCTTGACGGACGTGCTGGTCGGCGCCTACGAAGGGCGCATGATCAATGTGCATCCGTCGCTGTTGCCTGCGTTTCCCGGTATACGGGCGATCGAGCAGGCGCTAGACTACGGCGTCAAAGTTACCGGCATAACCGTGCATTTCGTAGACGGCGGCTTGGACAGCGGTCCGATTATCGCGCAGCGAGTCATCGAGCTCGAGACCGGTGATACGGCGGAGACGCTCGCGGCCCGCATCCACGCGGTCGAGCACGAGCTCCTCCCGCGCACCGTGCGCCTGATCGCAGAAGGTCGCGTCTCGCTGGCGGGCCGTATCGTTACTGTGGATGGGTAG
- the purD gene encoding phosphoribosylamine--glycine ligase, with the protein MRILVIGRGGREHTIIWALRKNPKAEHIFCAPGNAGIAQLAELVPIGELEFDKLVRFAKDQAIDLVVVGPDDPLAAGIVDAFEAASIPVYGPNKAAAEIEGSKIFMKNLLKKYGIPTAKYETFTDYAAARDYLASQPVPIVIKADGLAAGKGVTVCFTREEAEQALKDTMVDKSFGAAGDKIVIEEFMTGQEMSILAFVDGETVRAMPAAQDHKPAYDGDKGPNTGGMGTYSPLPHIPQSVIDEAIENIVKPTARAMVSEGRPFRGVLFGGFMLTPEGPKTVEFNARFGDPETQVVLPRLKSDLLEIILASLEGRLNEVEIEWSDKAAVCVVLASGGYPGSYPKGLPIDGLETAAEGLIFHAGTAEQDGRIVTAGGRVLGIVGLGAGIAEAREAAYRTASGITFEGKQNRTDIAAKALV; encoded by the coding sequence ATGCGTATTTTAGTCATAGGCCGCGGCGGCCGCGAGCATACGATCATCTGGGCGCTGCGCAAAAACCCGAAGGCCGAGCACATCTTCTGCGCGCCTGGCAACGCGGGGATCGCGCAGCTTGCCGAGCTGGTGCCGATCGGGGAGCTGGAGTTCGACAAGCTCGTGCGGTTCGCCAAGGACCAGGCGATCGACCTCGTCGTCGTCGGTCCTGACGACCCGCTGGCGGCGGGCATCGTCGACGCTTTCGAAGCGGCATCCATCCCGGTGTACGGGCCGAACAAGGCTGCGGCGGAGATCGAAGGCAGCAAGATTTTCATGAAAAACCTGCTCAAAAAGTACGGCATCCCGACCGCGAAGTACGAAACGTTCACCGATTACGCTGCGGCGCGCGACTATCTCGCTTCGCAGCCGGTACCAATCGTTATCAAGGCGGACGGGCTGGCGGCGGGCAAGGGCGTCACGGTCTGCTTCACCCGCGAGGAAGCGGAGCAGGCGCTCAAGGATACCATGGTCGACAAGTCGTTCGGCGCGGCCGGCGACAAGATCGTCATCGAGGAATTCATGACCGGACAGGAGATGTCGATCCTGGCGTTCGTGGACGGCGAGACGGTGCGGGCGATGCCGGCTGCGCAGGATCACAAGCCGGCATACGACGGGGACAAAGGTCCGAACACGGGCGGCATGGGCACCTACTCGCCGCTGCCTCACATCCCGCAGTCGGTCATCGACGAAGCGATCGAGAACATCGTGAAGCCGACCGCGCGCGCGATGGTATCCGAAGGACGCCCGTTCCGCGGCGTGCTGTTCGGCGGCTTTATGCTGACGCCGGAAGGTCCCAAGACGGTCGAGTTCAACGCGCGTTTCGGCGATCCGGAGACGCAGGTGGTACTGCCGCGCCTGAAAAGCGATCTGCTTGAGATTATTCTGGCCTCGCTTGAAGGCCGCCTGAACGAAGTCGAGATCGAATGGAGCGACAAGGCTGCCGTTTGCGTCGTGCTCGCGTCCGGCGGCTATCCGGGCTCGTATCCGAAGGGGCTGCCGATCGACGGACTCGAAACGGCCGCCGAGGGACTCATTTTCCACGCCGGCACGGCGGAGCAGGACGGCCGGATCGTGACCGCGGGCGGACGTGTGCTCGGTATAGTAGGCCTGGGCGCCGGCATCGCCGAAGCACGCGAAGCGGCTTACCGGACCGCGTCCGGCATCACGTTCGAAGGCAAGCAAAACCGTACGGACATCGCCGCGAAGGCGCTGGTTTAA
- a CDS encoding S66 family peptidase, which produces MIVYPRLPQPATVGVTAPSSGVSREAHSLVREAVARFEQQGYRVVVGETTWTQHKAKSAPARVRAAELNAFLHDDDTDLVIPPWGGELLIEVIEHLDFNAIGRKWVMGYSDISVLLLAVTLRTGMATAHGTNFVDLRSEYTDPTTAAWEQVLRTREGESISQTSSSHHQASWNEDASAQGVYHLTEPTVWKVVRGDRMEASGRLLGGCIDVIRHLIGTPYGDVRAFRERHIQGETILWYLENCELVTVDMRRSLVQMKLAGWFENCAGILFGRSGVHIPREGYTELDLFEEIADDLGLPVAYDIDCGHKPPQLTLINGAYAEVTVEAGGGTLVQTFRS; this is translated from the coding sequence ATGATTGTTTATCCTAGATTGCCGCAGCCGGCAACGGTCGGGGTCACGGCGCCGTCCTCGGGCGTTTCCCGGGAAGCGCATTCGCTCGTACGCGAGGCAGTCGCGCGGTTCGAGCAGCAGGGCTATCGGGTCGTCGTAGGCGAGACGACATGGACGCAGCACAAAGCCAAGTCGGCGCCGGCGCGCGTGCGGGCGGCAGAGCTGAACGCTTTTTTGCATGACGATGATACGGATCTGGTTATACCTCCTTGGGGCGGCGAGCTGCTGATCGAAGTGATCGAGCATCTGGACTTTAATGCCATAGGGCGCAAGTGGGTCATGGGCTACTCGGATATCAGCGTGCTGCTGCTTGCGGTGACGCTCCGGACGGGAATGGCGACGGCGCACGGCACGAACTTCGTGGACTTGCGCAGCGAATATACCGATCCGACGACAGCCGCATGGGAGCAGGTGCTGCGGACGCGCGAAGGCGAGTCGATCTCGCAAACTTCCTCGTCGCATCATCAGGCGTCGTGGAACGAGGATGCTTCGGCGCAAGGCGTCTACCATTTGACGGAGCCGACCGTCTGGAAAGTCGTGCGCGGGGATCGGATGGAGGCGAGCGGCCGGCTGCTGGGCGGCTGTATCGACGTCATCCGTCATCTGATCGGTACGCCCTACGGCGACGTGCGAGCCTTCCGCGAGCGACATATCCAGGGCGAAACCATCCTGTGGTACCTGGAGAACTGCGAGCTGGTCACGGTGGATATGCGGCGTTCGCTCGTGCAGATGAAGCTGGCGGGCTGGTTCGAAAATTGCGCGGGCATTTTGTTCGGGCGCAGCGGCGTGCATATTCCGAGGGAAGGCTATACCGAGCTCGATCTGTTCGAAGAGATCGCCGACGACCTAGGCTTGCCGGTTGCTTACGACATCGATTGCGGGCACAAGCCGCCGCAGCTGACGCTAATCAACGGGGCGTATGCCGAGGTTACCGTCGAAGCGGGTGGCGGGACATTGGTGCAGACGTTCAGATCTTGA
- the purL gene encoding phosphoribosylformylglycinamidine synthase subunit PurL: MAQQAPAKEPTVQQIAEQKIYKQFGVSDSEFELICGFLGRQPNYTEIGVFSVMWSEHCAYKNSKPLLRRFPTTGPRVLMGPGEGAGIVDIGDKQAVVFKIESHNHPSAVEPYQGAATGVGGIIRDIFSMGSRPIALLNSLRFGKLESDRVKYLFEHVVSGIAGYGNCIGIPTVAGEVMFDEAYEGNPLVNAMCVGLIDHDKIQRGVAKGVGNPVFYVGPATGRDGIHGATFASEDLTAESEAKRSAVQVGDPFMEKLVMEATLELIDSGIVLGIQDMGAAGLTCSSAEMASKAGNGMELYLDEVPQREEGMTAYEMMLSESQERMLFVTEPHHEAQAKAIFERWGLHCAKVGKVTDDGRLRLFHKGEEVADMPVKALVDDCPVYNKPSKVPDYYLKNGSIDTNRYEQMLDLTDSLKKVLGSPSLASKEWVYSQYDYQVRTSTAVVPGSDAAVVAIRGTRKALAMTTDCNGRYVYLDPEVGGRIAVAEAARNIVCSGGEPLAITDNLNFGSPEKPEVFWQMEKSVDGMAEACRFLETPVIGGNVSLYNENAKGAIYPTPVVGMVGLITDIDHITTQEFKAEGDVIYLLGETKAEIGGSEFQYAVHGLTEGRPPVIDLGVEKALHGAVLGAIRQGLVASAHDLSEGGLAAAVAESTFGRGLGAKVDFTTNLRPDLALFSESQSRILLSAKPESAAALEAWLAEQGVPAQKLGAVGGDELVIAVNGHTAIQAPVNEFRTEWKEAIPCRMK, from the coding sequence ATGGCGCAGCAAGCACCCGCTAAAGAACCGACGGTCCAGCAGATCGCCGAGCAGAAAATCTACAAGCAATTCGGCGTCTCCGATTCCGAATTCGAACTCATCTGCGGTTTCCTCGGACGCCAGCCGAACTACACCGAGATCGGCGTATTCAGCGTCATGTGGTCCGAGCACTGCGCGTACAAGAACTCCAAGCCGCTGCTCCGCCGCTTCCCGACGACCGGCCCGCGCGTCTTGATGGGACCGGGCGAAGGCGCCGGCATCGTCGACATCGGCGACAAGCAAGCCGTCGTCTTCAAGATCGAGTCGCACAACCACCCGTCCGCGGTCGAGCCGTATCAAGGCGCCGCGACGGGCGTCGGCGGCATCATCCGCGACATCTTCTCGATGGGCTCCCGCCCGATCGCGCTGCTCAACTCGCTGCGCTTCGGCAAGCTCGAGAGCGACCGCGTCAAGTACCTGTTCGAGCACGTGGTCAGCGGCATCGCCGGCTACGGCAACTGCATCGGCATCCCGACGGTCGCCGGCGAGGTCATGTTCGACGAAGCGTATGAGGGCAATCCGCTCGTCAACGCGATGTGCGTCGGCCTCATCGATCACGACAAGATCCAGCGCGGCGTCGCCAAGGGCGTCGGCAACCCGGTATTCTACGTCGGTCCGGCTACGGGCCGCGACGGCATCCACGGCGCGACGTTCGCGTCCGAGGACTTGACCGCCGAATCCGAAGCGAAGCGCTCGGCCGTTCAGGTCGGCGATCCGTTCATGGAGAAGCTCGTCATGGAAGCGACGCTCGAGCTGATCGACTCCGGCATCGTACTTGGCATCCAGGACATGGGCGCCGCGGGCCTCACCTGTTCGAGCGCCGAGATGGCGAGCAAGGCGGGCAACGGCATGGAGCTGTACCTTGACGAGGTGCCGCAGCGCGAAGAAGGCATGACCGCGTACGAGATGATGCTGTCCGAGTCGCAGGAGCGCATGCTCTTCGTCACCGAGCCGCATCACGAAGCCCAAGCCAAGGCGATCTTCGAGCGTTGGGGACTGCACTGCGCCAAGGTCGGCAAAGTGACGGACGACGGCCGTCTCCGCTTGTTCCACAAGGGCGAAGAAGTCGCGGACATGCCGGTCAAGGCGCTCGTCGACGACTGCCCGGTGTACAACAAGCCTTCCAAGGTGCCGGACTACTATCTGAAAAACGGCTCCATCGATACGAACCGCTACGAGCAAATGCTCGACCTGACGGATTCGCTCAAAAAGGTGCTCGGCTCTCCTTCGCTCGCGAGCAAGGAATGGGTTTACAGCCAGTACGACTACCAGGTCCGCACGTCGACCGCAGTCGTTCCTGGCTCGGATGCCGCAGTCGTCGCGATCCGCGGCACGCGCAAGGCGCTCGCGATGACGACGGACTGCAACGGCCGCTACGTGTACCTCGATCCCGAGGTCGGCGGACGCATCGCGGTCGCCGAGGCGGCGCGCAACATCGTCTGCTCGGGCGGCGAGCCGCTCGCGATCACGGACAACCTCAACTTCGGCTCGCCGGAGAAGCCGGAAGTGTTCTGGCAGATGGAAAAGTCGGTGGACGGCATGGCCGAAGCCTGCCGCTTCCTCGAGACGCCGGTCATCGGCGGCAACGTGTCGCTGTACAACGAGAACGCCAAGGGCGCGATCTACCCGACGCCGGTCGTCGGCATGGTCGGCCTGATCACGGACATCGACCACATCACGACGCAAGAATTCAAGGCCGAAGGCGACGTCATCTACCTGCTCGGCGAGACGAAGGCGGAGATCGGCGGCAGCGAGTTCCAATACGCGGTGCACGGCCTCACCGAAGGCCGCCCGCCGGTCATCGACCTGGGCGTGGAAAAGGCGCTGCACGGCGCCGTCCTCGGCGCGATTCGCCAAGGCCTCGTCGCTTCGGCGCATGACCTGTCCGAAGGCGGCCTGGCTGCTGCGGTAGCGGAGTCGACGTTCGGTCGCGGCCTCGGCGCGAAGGTCGACTTCACGACCAACTTGCGTCCGGACCTGGCGCTGTTCAGCGAATCGCAATCGCGCATTCTGCTGTCGGCCAAGCCGGAGTCCGCCGCGGCGCTCGAAGCGTGGCTCGCCGAGCAAGGCGTGCCGGCGCAGAAGCTCGGCGCCGTCGGGGGAGACGAACTGGTCATCGCGGTCAACGGACATACGGCAATTCAGGCACCCGTGAACGAATTCCGCACAGAATGGAAGGAAGCGATCCCATGCCGGATGAAATAA
- a CDS encoding alpha/beta hydrolase family protein: MERSLTIRYGDLSLAATIHYPSQEGKTECNKLPLVIINHGFVGNRIGVDRLFVLAAREFAGRGNLVIRFDFAGCGESDGAYGDHGLDSMIEQTRAVLDYGLGLDIVDPTRVTLLGHSLGGAVALLTGVRDRRVKSLALWSPVSYPFNDILRIVGRKAYDEAVTKGQADYLGYSIKPAFFDALMKHQPFQETQKFPGDVFLVHGTGDETIPVDYTFLLEKTFWLRGEGRCEKSIIFQADHTYSKGEHKEQLFKATGDWLVGYEQRQRDWQHWSI; encoded by the coding sequence ATGGAGCGCTCTTTAACGATACGATACGGCGATTTGTCGCTGGCGGCTACGATACATTATCCTTCTCAGGAAGGGAAGACCGAATGCAACAAGCTGCCGCTTGTCATTATCAATCACGGCTTCGTGGGCAACCGCATCGGCGTGGATCGGCTGTTCGTGCTGGCTGCGCGCGAGTTCGCCGGTCGGGGCAACCTGGTGATCCGATTCGACTTCGCAGGATGCGGAGAGAGCGATGGCGCTTACGGGGACCATGGGCTCGATTCGATGATCGAGCAGACGCGGGCAGTGCTCGACTACGGACTCGGCCTCGATATCGTCGACCCGACGCGCGTAACGCTGCTCGGCCACAGCCTGGGCGGAGCGGTCGCGCTGCTGACGGGCGTGCGCGATCGCCGCGTGAAGTCGCTGGCGCTCTGGTCGCCCGTCTCTTATCCGTTCAACGACATTCTCCGGATCGTAGGGCGCAAGGCATACGATGAAGCCGTAACCAAAGGGCAGGCGGACTACCTTGGTTATTCGATCAAGCCGGCGTTCTTCGATGCGCTGATGAAGCATCAGCCGTTTCAGGAGACGCAGAAATTTCCGGGAGATGTGTTCCTCGTGCACGGTACAGGGGACGAGACGATTCCGGTAGACTACACGTTCCTGCTGGAGAAGACGTTCTGGCTTCGCGGCGAAGGCCGCTGCGAGAAGTCGATTATTTTTCAGGCCGATCATACGTATTCCAAGGGCGAGCATAAAGAGCAGCTGTTCAAGGCAACGGGAGATTGGCTCGTCGGCTATGAGCAGCGGCAGCGGGATTGGCAGCATTGGAGCATTTGA
- the purF gene encoding amidophosphoribosyltransferase, with protein sequence MPDEINAGAGRALPVVEGASASAGMLPHGPTASILPYDMSGRTGDLPSKQTEGLPAAEARFWTGDYYNQGNDQASGMMDKLKEECGVFGVFGHKDAAELSYYGLHALQHRGEESCGICTSNLGGDFHYHRGMGLVKEVFDRDRLDSLVGANAIGHVRYSTAGASRLANAQPLVFKYRGGDLAVCTNGNLVNEPIIRRELEESGSIFQTTSDTEVIAHMIARSSKDLVEAVKDAFSRLIGGFAFLIMTKDVLIAACDPNGLRPMVMGRLGDAYIFASESCSFEVIGAEYVRDVQPGEIIVLDRNGIREERYAVLQRRSVCAMEYIYFARPDSDIGTINLHSARKRMGQQLALESFVDADIVTGVPDSSISAAIGYAEQTGIPYELGLIKNKYTGRTFIQPSQELREKGVKMKLSAVRKVVQGKRVVMIDDSIVRGTTSLRIVNLLREAGALEVHVRITSPPFANPCYYGIDTPDRRDLIASSKTVEEIRQAINADSLYFLSKPGLLEAVGGAESEYDRGLCLGCFTNDYPTPVEFEDAKATSCSCD encoded by the coding sequence ATGCCGGATGAAATAAACGCCGGAGCGGGCCGTGCGCTGCCAGTCGTCGAGGGAGCAAGCGCCTCGGCCGGCATGTTGCCGCACGGTCCGACCGCAAGCATCCTGCCTTACGACATGAGCGGACGGACCGGCGACCTGCCATCTAAGCAGACGGAAGGGCTGCCGGCCGCCGAGGCGCGTTTCTGGACCGGGGATTATTATAATCAGGGCAACGACCAGGCGTCGGGCATGATGGACAAGCTGAAGGAAGAATGCGGCGTGTTCGGCGTGTTCGGGCACAAGGACGCTGCAGAGCTGTCGTACTACGGACTGCACGCGCTGCAGCACCGCGGCGAGGAGAGCTGCGGCATCTGCACTTCTAATCTTGGCGGCGACTTCCACTATCACCGCGGCATGGGCCTGGTGAAAGAAGTATTCGACCGCGACCGGCTGGATTCGCTTGTCGGCGCCAACGCAATCGGCCACGTCCGCTATTCGACGGCCGGCGCGAGCCGGCTGGCCAACGCGCAGCCGCTCGTTTTCAAGTATCGAGGCGGCGATCTCGCTGTTTGCACCAACGGCAACCTTGTCAACGAGCCGATTATCCGGCGCGAGCTCGAGGAGTCGGGCTCGATCTTCCAGACGACGAGCGACACCGAAGTCATCGCGCATATGATTGCGCGCTCTTCCAAAGATTTGGTCGAGGCGGTCAAGGACGCGTTCTCGCGGCTGATCGGGGGCTTTGCGTTCCTGATTATGACCAAGGACGTGCTGATCGCGGCCTGCGACCCGAACGGCCTGCGCCCGATGGTCATGGGTCGGCTCGGCGACGCGTACATCTTCGCGTCCGAGTCCTGCTCGTTCGAGGTGATCGGCGCGGAGTATGTCCGCGACGTCCAGCCGGGCGAGATTATCGTGCTGGACCGGAACGGCATCCGCGAGGAACGCTACGCGGTGCTGCAGCGGCGCTCCGTATGCGCAATGGAGTACATTTACTTTGCGCGCCCCGACAGCGACATCGGCACGATCAACCTGCACAGCGCCCGCAAGCGCATGGGCCAGCAGCTCGCTCTGGAGTCGTTCGTCGACGCCGACATCGTGACGGGCGTGCCGGACTCGAGCATCTCGGCTGCGATCGGGTATGCGGAGCAGACGGGCATTCCTTATGAGCTTGGCCTTATCAAAAACAAATATACCGGACGCACCTTCATCCAGCCCTCCCAGGAGCTGCGCGAGAAGGGCGTCAAGATGAAGCTGTCCGCCGTCCGCAAGGTCGTGCAGGGCAAGCGCGTCGTCATGATCGACGATTCGATCGTGCGGGGCACCACCTCGCTGCGCATCGTCAACCTGCTTCGCGAGGCGGGCGCGCTCGAGGTGCACGTGCGCATCACGTCGCCGCCTTTCGCGAATCCTTGCTACTACGGCATCGATACGCCGGATCGCCGCGATCTCATCGCGTCGAGCAAGACGGTCGAGGAGATCCGCCAGGCGATCAACGCGGACTCACTGTATTTCCTCAGCAAGCCGGGCCTGCTCGAAGCGGTCGGCGGGGCGGAGAGCGAGTACGACCGCGGTCTCTGCCTCGGCTGCTTTACCAACGACTACCCGACTCCGGTGGAGTTCGAGGACGCCAAGGCAACGAGCTGCAGCTGCGACTGA
- the purH gene encoding bifunctional phosphoribosylaminoimidazolecarboxamide formyltransferase/IMP cyclohydrolase — MAIKRALVSVSDKTGITEFCRALAAQGVQIISTGGTHALLEREGVPVIGISDVTGFPEILDGRVKTLHPAVHSGLLAIRDSAEHVEAMEKLGLDYIDLVVVNLYPFKETVSKPDVSYEDAIENIDIGGPTMLRSAAKNHAFVSVVVDAGDYAEVLAQIQAGGDTTLETRKRLAAKVFRHTAAYDALISEYFAEQLGDPLPESLTFTYEKVQELRYGENPHQQAAFYRKPLAKKGPSITTAKQLHGKELSYNNINDANAALAIVSEFDEPAVVAIKHMNPCGVGIGADIDEAYVKAYESDPTSIFGGIVAANRTIDVQTADRLAQIFLEIVIAPDFTPEALDILSRKKNIRLLATGTDSQMQSAAERKPEWLVTSVDGGMLVQQSDVHSLDEADLQVVTERAPTAEELKQLLFAWKVVKHVKSNAILLAADSMTVGVGAGQMNRVGAARIAIEQAGDKAKGAVLASDAFFPMGDTVELAAQAGITAIIQPGGSVKDAESVAAANAAGIAMVVTGVRHFKH, encoded by the coding sequence ATGGCTATTAAAAGAGCGCTGGTCAGCGTATCCGACAAGACGGGCATCACCGAATTTTGCCGCGCGCTCGCCGCGCAAGGCGTGCAGATCATCTCGACGGGCGGCACGCATGCGCTGCTCGAGCGCGAGGGCGTGCCGGTCATCGGCATCTCCGACGTGACGGGTTTCCCGGAAATTCTCGACGGCCGCGTCAAGACGCTGCACCCGGCCGTGCACAGCGGACTGCTCGCGATCCGCGACAGCGCCGAGCACGTTGAGGCGATGGAGAAGCTGGGCCTCGACTACATCGACCTCGTCGTCGTGAACCTTTACCCGTTCAAGGAAACGGTGTCCAAGCCCGACGTCAGCTATGAGGACGCCATCGAGAACATCGATATCGGCGGTCCGACGATGCTGCGCTCCGCGGCTAAAAACCATGCGTTCGTCTCCGTCGTCGTCGACGCAGGCGACTACGCCGAAGTTCTCGCGCAAATCCAAGCCGGCGGCGACACGACGCTCGAGACGCGCAAACGCCTCGCGGCGAAGGTGTTTCGTCACACGGCGGCATACGATGCGCTCATCTCCGAGTACTTCGCCGAACAGCTTGGCGACCCGCTGCCCGAGAGCCTGACGTTCACCTACGAAAAGGTGCAGGAGCTTCGCTATGGCGAGAACCCGCACCAGCAGGCCGCTTTCTACCGCAAGCCGCTCGCCAAGAAGGGCCCGAGCATCACGACGGCCAAGCAGCTGCACGGCAAGGAGTTGTCCTATAACAACATTAACGACGCTAACGCGGCGCTCGCGATCGTATCCGAGTTCGACGAGCCGGCGGTTGTGGCGATCAAGCATATGAACCCATGCGGCGTCGGCATCGGCGCGGACATCGACGAAGCGTACGTCAAAGCGTACGAGTCCGACCCGACGTCGATCTTCGGCGGCATCGTCGCGGCGAACCGCACGATCGACGTGCAGACGGCCGACCGCCTCGCGCAGATTTTCCTCGAGATCGTCATCGCGCCGGACTTCACGCCGGAAGCGCTGGACATTTTGAGCCGCAAAAAGAACATTCGCCTGCTCGCGACCGGCACCGACAGCCAGATGCAGAGTGCGGCCGAGCGCAAGCCGGAATGGCTCGTGACGAGCGTCGACGGCGGCATGCTTGTCCAACAAAGCGACGTCCATTCCTTGGACGAAGCCGACCTCCAGGTCGTCACGGAGCGCGCGCCGACCGCTGAAGAGCTGAAGCAGCTGCTTTTCGCATGGAAGGTCGTGAAGCATGTCAAGTCGAACGCGATTCTACTCGCGGCGGACAGCATGACAGTCGGCGTGGGCGCCGGCCAGATGAATCGCGTCGGCGCAGCCCGCATCGCCATCGAGCAGGCGGGCGACAAGGCCAAGGGCGCGGTACTCGCCTCGGATGCGTTTTTCCCGATGGGAGACACGGTTGAGCTGGCGGCGCAGGCAGGAATTACGGCGATCATCCAGCCGGGCGGTTCGGTGAAGGACGCGGAATCCGTAGCTGCGGCGAACGCTGCCGGCATCGCGATGGTCGTCACGGGCGTTCGTCACTTCAAGCATTGA
- the purM gene encoding phosphoribosylformylglycinamidine cyclo-ligase yields the protein MSEAYKQAGVDIAAGNEAVERMKKHVKRTMRPEVLTGLGGFGGLFGLNKDKYEEPVLVSGTDGVGTKLKLAFEMDKHDTIGIDAVAMCVNDVVVTGAEPLFFLDYLACGKLVPEKIEAIVKGVADGCEQAGCALIGGETAEMPGMYQDGEYDIAGFTVGIVDKPKAIDGSGIAAGDAVIGLGSSGVHSNGFSLVRRLLLETKGYKFSDKLPELEGRTLGEVLIEPTRIYVKSVLKLIENVQVKGMAHITGGGFIENIPRVLPEGVNVDINLGAWPVQPVFGLMQRDGAISDRDMYTTFNMGIGMVLVVPAAQAEQAVALASELGEQAYVIGRVTEGSRVVTFGGAEFQ from the coding sequence GTGTCCGAAGCTTACAAACAGGCTGGCGTCGATATCGCTGCCGGCAACGAAGCGGTCGAACGAATGAAAAAGCACGTGAAGCGCACGATGCGTCCGGAGGTGTTGACGGGACTCGGCGGGTTCGGCGGGCTGTTCGGCCTGAATAAGGACAAGTACGAGGAGCCGGTGCTTGTCTCCGGCACGGACGGCGTCGGCACGAAGCTGAAGCTGGCGTTCGAGATGGACAAGCACGACACGATCGGTATCGACGCGGTGGCAATGTGTGTGAACGACGTCGTTGTGACCGGGGCGGAGCCTCTGTTTTTCCTTGATTACCTGGCTTGCGGCAAACTCGTGCCCGAGAAAATCGAAGCGATCGTCAAAGGCGTGGCGGACGGCTGCGAGCAAGCCGGCTGCGCGCTGATCGGCGGCGAGACGGCTGAGATGCCAGGCATGTACCAGGACGGCGAGTACGATATCGCTGGCTTCACCGTCGGCATCGTGGACAAGCCGAAAGCGATCGACGGCAGCGGCATCGCAGCAGGAGACGCGGTAATCGGTCTAGGCTCGAGCGGGGTGCATTCCAATGGTTTCTCGCTGGTTCGCCGTCTCCTGCTGGAAACGAAGGGTTACAAGTTTTCGGACAAGCTGCCTGAACTCGAAGGCAGGACGCTTGGCGAAGTGCTCATCGAGCCGACGCGCATCTATGTGAAGTCGGTGCTGAAGCTGATCGAGAACGTGCAGGTAAAAGGCATGGCGCATATTACGGGCGGCGGGTTCATCGAGAACATCCCACGCGTGCTGCCGGAGGGCGTCAACGTCGATATCAACCTCGGCGCATGGCCGGTGCAGCCGGTGTTCGGCCTCATGCAACGCGACGGAGCAATCAGCGACCGCGATATGTACACGACGTTTAACATGGGCATCGGCATGGTGCTGGTCGTGCCGGCCGCTCAGGCGGAGCAGGCTGTCGCGCTGGCGAGCGAGCTCGGCGAGCAAGCCTATGTCATCGGTCGCGTGACCGAAGGCTCGCGCGTCGTGACGTTCGGAGGCGCCGAATTCCAATGA